A window of Paenibacillus polygoni contains these coding sequences:
- a CDS encoding tetratricopeptide repeat protein yields the protein MENVHDNVAYTKAQQLIEWRRYKEALKEAEQLLSEEPENPDVFALISQIHLLMDEYDKALYWSNQALTREPEHELAWFVRVGIFYDTNQDRKCKEAIQEALRIDPYEPHYYFLQAHLYNKVDRPNNAKTALSQALELRPESPVYLALLSYTEALLKNYEDSAGVEKLALKYNTELPQVFLYLGWAAGERGEYKLKETYMRNAVRLNPDSKVYQEEFLEALQHNEVLFKVFLWPGKFVRKMKTWQILLTWVVAVLLFKPLLILFLVLYVLSHWVTKAIVHVKVFGWRRRGI from the coding sequence GTGGAGAACGTACATGATAACGTCGCTTATACGAAGGCGCAGCAGCTTATCGAATGGAGGCGGTACAAAGAAGCACTAAAGGAAGCGGAACAGCTTCTAAGTGAAGAGCCGGAGAACCCGGATGTTTTTGCGTTGATCTCGCAAATTCACCTTTTAATGGATGAATATGATAAAGCACTGTACTGGTCCAATCAAGCACTTACCCGAGAGCCAGAACATGAACTAGCTTGGTTCGTGCGTGTTGGTATTTTCTACGATACGAATCAAGATCGGAAGTGCAAAGAAGCTATACAGGAAGCCCTGCGGATCGATCCCTACGAGCCTCATTATTATTTCTTGCAAGCGCATTTATATAACAAAGTAGACAGGCCAAACAATGCAAAAACGGCTCTTTCACAAGCGCTCGAACTGCGTCCGGAATCTCCGGTCTATTTGGCTTTGTTAAGCTATACAGAAGCATTACTCAAAAACTATGAGGATTCTGCAGGAGTCGAAAAACTCGCCCTGAAATATAATACGGAATTGCCTCAAGTCTTTTTGTACCTCGGCTGGGCGGCTGGCGAGCGCGGAGAGTATAAGCTAAAGGAAACTTATATGCGGAATGCAGTTCGTCTAAATCCAGACAGCAAGGTGTATCAGGAAGAATTTTTAGAGGCACTTCAACATAACGAAGTACTCTTTAAAGTGTTTTTATGGCCAGGGAAATTCGTGCGGAAAATGAAGACTTGGCAGATTTTGCTCACCTGGGTTGTGGCCGTACTGTTATTTAAGCCGCTGTTAATCCTGTTCCTTGTCTTATATGTACTCTCGCACTGGGTAACCAAAGCCATCGTGCATGTCAAAGTTTTTGGCTGGAGACGAAGAGGAATCTAA
- a CDS encoding ATP-binding protein, translated as MSDHDEIAEQRRKNLKLIHFSKEDQSLVESEKPKETFADVGGLEEVKKKIRMNFILPLQQPEVFAAYGKQAGGSLLLFGPPGCGKTFLARAVAGEIEANFLHIELQSILSMYAGQSEHNLHDIFEKARKSKPCVIFIDEIDALGGSRHQMRQHHDRMLVNQLLLELDGLQAENDNVFVIGATNTPWYLDSALRRPGRFNHLVFVPPPEENERQTILELKLSGMPLGLLNLNKIAAETKHYSGADLEQLVKDAVESAMERTFEKGEIQPITQDDLKRSAKGRKATTLDWFATAKNYATFSDVNRDYQIVLDYISKHGVKS; from the coding sequence ATGTCGGATCATGATGAAATAGCAGAGCAAAGACGCAAAAATTTAAAGCTGATTCATTTCAGCAAAGAGGATCAATCACTTGTTGAGTCGGAGAAACCAAAGGAGACGTTTGCTGACGTCGGTGGCCTCGAAGAAGTGAAGAAAAAAATCAGAATGAATTTCATCTTACCGCTGCAACAGCCGGAAGTGTTTGCTGCATACGGTAAACAAGCGGGAGGAAGTCTTCTTTTATTCGGTCCTCCTGGATGCGGCAAAACGTTCTTGGCGCGGGCGGTGGCAGGTGAGATCGAGGCTAACTTTTTGCATATTGAGCTTCAGTCCATTCTGTCCATGTATGCTGGCCAGAGCGAACATAATTTACACGATATATTCGAAAAAGCACGAAAAAGCAAACCATGTGTTATTTTCATTGACGAAATCGATGCACTTGGGGGAAGTCGTCATCAAATGCGCCAGCATCATGATCGCATGCTCGTTAACCAATTATTGTTGGAACTAGATGGTCTGCAAGCAGAGAACGATAACGTATTTGTCATTGGCGCAACCAATACACCTTGGTACCTTGATTCCGCTCTGAGACGTCCGGGCCGATTTAACCATCTTGTTTTTGTACCGCCACCTGAAGAGAATGAGCGTCAAACGATATTAGAATTGAAGCTTTCCGGTATGCCGCTGGGCTTGCTGAACCTGAACAAAATTGCCGCAGAGACAAAGCATTATTCCGGAGCTGATTTGGAGCAGTTAGTCAAGGATGCGGTGGAGTCTGCGATGGAGCGCACTTTTGAGAAGGGGGAGATCCAGCCCATTACTCAGGACGATCTAAAGAGATCCGCTAAAGGACGGAAGGCGACAACGCTGGACTGGTTTGCTACAGCAAAGAATTATGCGACCTTCAGTGATGTGAACCGTGATTATCAAATTGTGCTGGATTACATTAGTAAGCATGGTGTGAAGTCATAA
- a CDS encoding YitT family protein, with protein sequence MIQRKQQKLNTPKIVSKVLLIMIGAIIAAYGLEAVLIPNNVSDGGVTGLSIVGSQLFGLPLGVLIGIINIPFVWLGYKQIGKSFAVYSVIGIATLAISTSLMHHVPTIIEGDTLLITVVGGIILGFGMGLALRNGGALDGIDMLAVLLSRKLPFGTSDLILFLNMFVFIVVSTVFGLQGAILSALAYFIASKVIHIVEEGLSGSKTFKIITKHPEIMVETIRDRLGRGATYTEAYGGYSNEQFKEITCVINRMEESKIKEIIHEIDPNAFVVVYDVAEVKGGSFKKQNIH encoded by the coding sequence ATGATTCAAAGGAAACAACAAAAGCTAAATACACCCAAAATAGTCTCTAAAGTATTACTGATCATGATTGGGGCGATCATAGCTGCGTATGGTTTAGAAGCAGTACTAATACCTAACAATGTCTCCGACGGTGGGGTAACCGGACTAAGTATCGTGGGTTCCCAGCTGTTTGGATTACCGCTAGGGGTGTTAATTGGAATCATTAACATTCCTTTTGTGTGGCTCGGATATAAACAAATAGGTAAAAGCTTTGCTGTGTATTCGGTGATCGGTATTGCGACGCTTGCAATAAGCACTAGTCTTATGCACCATGTACCAACGATTATTGAAGGCGACACCTTGCTAATTACTGTCGTTGGCGGGATTATCCTCGGGTTTGGTATGGGTTTAGCTTTGCGTAATGGCGGAGCACTCGACGGAATCGATATGCTGGCTGTACTATTATCCAGAAAACTGCCTTTCGGTACGAGTGACCTAATCTTATTCTTAAACATGTTTGTCTTTATTGTTGTTTCTACTGTCTTCGGTTTACAAGGCGCCATATTATCCGCTCTTGCCTACTTTATTGCTTCTAAGGTCATTCACATTGTTGAGGAAGGTCTTAGCGGCTCTAAAACGTTCAAAATTATTACTAAACATCCGGAAATCATGGTAGAGACCATTCGTGACCGATTAGGTCGTGGAGCAACTTATACAGAAGCATACGGCGGTTACTCTAATGAGCAATTCAAAGAAATTACTTGTGTAATTAACCGTATGGAAGAAAGCAAAATAAAAGAAATCATTCATGAAATTGATCCGAATGCCTTTGTTGTCGTTTACGATGTAGCAGAAGTGAAGGGCGGAAGTTTCAAAAAGCAAAATATTCATTAA
- a CDS encoding P-loop NTPase family protein: MTPKLILVEGLPGFGKSTTAQLIHEILTEHNIRSQLFLEGNLDHPADYDGVAYFKQHTYDELLRAHEEFRSVLNNHTTIQDDNYFIEYRKMVNEYGSRIPNELVQEIFKNDIYELSLNQNRKLITARWRQFAERSLEEPDIYIFECCFIQNPVTMGMIKYGAKKEEIISYVIELEAIVEKLNPLLIYVEQSDLDHSFRKAIKERPKEWSEGFIEYYTNQGYGKQQGYKGLEGTIQVLKARREWEEEIVNRLNIAKKKVDNTAYNRNDYKPCLEGILSEWNSLIK; encoded by the coding sequence ATGACACCAAAATTAATTCTAGTTGAAGGATTACCGGGTTTCGGAAAATCAACAACGGCTCAACTCATTCATGAAATCCTTACAGAGCATAACATAAGGTCTCAATTGTTCTTAGAAGGGAATTTGGATCATCCAGCAGACTATGATGGAGTCGCTTATTTTAAGCAGCATACATACGATGAACTACTAAGAGCTCATGAAGAGTTCAGAAGTGTATTAAATAATCATACTACGATCCAAGATGATAATTATTTTATAGAATATCGTAAAATGGTCAATGAATATGGGTCCCGAATTCCAAATGAATTAGTGCAGGAAATTTTTAAAAACGATATCTATGAATTGTCGCTGAATCAAAATAGGAAACTGATCACCGCAAGATGGAGGCAGTTTGCTGAGCGTAGTTTGGAGGAACCAGACATCTATATTTTTGAATGTTGTTTTATACAGAACCCTGTAACGATGGGAATGATTAAATATGGTGCTAAGAAAGAAGAAATTATCAGTTATGTTATAGAACTTGAGGCTATTGTAGAGAAGTTAAATCCACTGTTAATTTACGTAGAACAAAGCGATCTTGATCATTCTTTTCGAAAAGCGATAAAGGAGAGGCCTAAAGAATGGTCGGAGGGGTTTATTGAATACTACACAAACCAGGGATATGGAAAACAGCAGGGTTACAAAGGATTAGAAGGAACGATTCAGGTTCTTAAGGCAAGAAGAGAATGGGAAGAAGAAATAGTTAACCGTCTGAATATAGCAAAGAAAAAAGTCGATAACACGGCTTATAATAGGAACGATTATAAACCGTGTTTAGAGGGTATTCTTTCAGAATGGAATAGCTTGATAAAATGA
- a CDS encoding S8 family serine peptidase: MEWPSVREFLGIPAHLTGKDIAIAVIDGHFPPHPDITTNDRRYTYLVKTVSTDVKPLIFHAEKEPWRNSHGLMTAAAAAGSGSLSSGYYSGAAPEADLYLLETGAFTTVEETESKFVMALRWLLKNWRRYNIRAVVLTVAYTIDTGLLPWQVDPIKVHCEQLAKEGLLIIVASGNTKELTCSGPASSPSVLSIGGVIVPQHLHEMSPYHGCQGITFEGKRIPELLAPAENIILPSPFKSAEEFEKHYTAKFDNLPDGYARTEGTSYAAPIILGCAACIWQANPEWTASQVKTAMVSTAEYKAEWYEAEAGLVHVKAAAMYPVQSLTHTYNPQKLDDSTAARRERDMISNILSSYNETNSRVSTDKLKSLMIHSVSPKVRAAALLAASSEITYIELKDLLRESSSHIKMAVLYTLHHRKDLWNDSIHYVIDLCKDEDLNIQYCAIKLASTIGDSIFLKPLINGLLEDAVQLRVSIFGARCDALQLLTGITYELEPEFQDGQCWYSERSTESRVNMALKWQQYIEK; encoded by the coding sequence ATGGAGTGGCCATCCGTTAGAGAATTCCTAGGTATTCCAGCACATCTTACAGGAAAAGACATCGCCATTGCTGTAATTGATGGGCACTTCCCGCCTCATCCGGATATAACGACAAATGACCGGCGATATACTTATCTTGTGAAAACCGTATCGACCGATGTCAAACCTCTAATATTCCATGCAGAAAAAGAACCATGGAGAAATTCTCATGGACTTATGACTGCAGCAGCTGCAGCAGGTTCTGGATCACTTTCATCGGGATATTATTCAGGTGCCGCACCAGAAGCTGATCTATACTTACTTGAGACCGGAGCATTTACTACAGTGGAGGAAACGGAATCAAAATTTGTCATGGCTTTACGCTGGCTATTAAAGAATTGGCGAAGATATAATATCCGCGCGGTCGTTTTAACGGTAGCTTATACGATAGATACAGGACTATTACCTTGGCAGGTCGATCCGATAAAAGTTCATTGCGAACAATTGGCTAAAGAAGGACTTCTTATTATTGTCGCTTCGGGTAATACAAAAGAATTGACATGCAGCGGACCCGCTTCTTCTCCGTCTGTACTATCGATTGGAGGGGTCATCGTTCCTCAACATCTACATGAGATGAGTCCTTATCACGGTTGTCAGGGTATCACTTTTGAAGGGAAAAGAATTCCTGAACTCTTGGCTCCTGCTGAAAATATCATTCTTCCATCGCCCTTTAAGTCCGCTGAGGAATTTGAGAAACACTATACTGCTAAATTCGATAACTTACCAGACGGCTACGCTAGAACCGAAGGAACTTCTTATGCTGCACCCATTATCCTTGGCTGTGCTGCATGTATCTGGCAAGCAAATCCAGAGTGGACAGCAAGTCAGGTGAAAACAGCTATGGTGAGTACGGCAGAATACAAAGCTGAATGGTATGAAGCTGAAGCCGGGCTAGTTCACGTCAAGGCAGCAGCTATGTATCCAGTCCAGTCATTAACACATACCTATAACCCTCAGAAATTGGACGACTCCACTGCTGCCCGGAGGGAGAGGGACATGATCTCGAATATTCTTTCTTCCTATAACGAAACGAATTCTAGAGTATCGACAGACAAGTTGAAGAGTCTCATGATCCATTCAGTGTCTCCTAAGGTTCGTGCTGCTGCCCTATTAGCAGCCTCCTCTGAAATTACCTATATAGAATTAAAAGACCTGCTGAGAGAGTCAAGCAGTCATATTAAAATGGCCGTATTGTATACCTTGCATCATAGAAAAGATTTATGGAATGATTCGATCCATTATGTGATTGATCTATGTAAGGATGAGGATCTCAACATTCAGTACTGTGCTATCAAACTTGCCTCAACAATAGGCGATTCTATCTTCTTAAAGCCACTCATTAACGGTTTGCTAGAAGATGCAGTGCAGCTGAGAGTATCCATTTTTGGAGCCAGATGCGACGCGCTTCAGCTTTTAACAGGTATTACCTATGAACTAGAACCAGAATTCCAAGATGGACAATGCTGGTATTCGGAACGAAGCACGGAATCTCGGGTAAATATGGCTTTAAAATGGCAACAGTACATTGAAAAATGA
- a CDS encoding DUF3221 domain-containing protein, whose protein sequence is MKALLSFLSITLLMSFLLIGCVPEIKNGNKSDMRIEGVQEADTKEDFQAIVVNKDETSVTVSTKGQKYILVTREIDYAAEAGDKVKVWTTGQYEESNPIQGEAIKIEIIN, encoded by the coding sequence ATGAAAGCTTTATTAAGTTTCTTGTCTATTACATTACTAATGTCATTCCTATTGATTGGTTGTGTTCCTGAAATAAAGAATGGTAACAAAAGCGATATGAGGATAGAGGGAGTTCAAGAAGCAGATACAAAAGAAGATTTTCAAGCAATTGTAGTAAATAAGGATGAAACATCAGTAACGGTGTCCACAAAGGGTCAAAAATATATCCTTGTGACTAGGGAAATAGACTACGCCGCAGAAGCTGGTGACAAAGTAAAGGTCTGGACTACAGGACAATATGAGGAGAGCAATCCGATTCAAGGGGAAGCTATAAAAATAGAAATAATCAATTAA
- a CDS encoding aminotransferase class I/II-fold pyridoxal phosphate-dependent enzyme, whose amino-acid sequence MLSHWITPKVRNIPPSGIRAFFELSSGNQDVISLGVGEPDFVTPEHIRKACIEALNQGATSYTSNAGLPELREEIASYLQKNFHLRYDPASDVLVTVGSSEALDLALRAFTAPGDEILLPSPSYIAYSPIVSLNGGTVVEIETRAEEGFKLTAESLRQAITPRSKLLMLNYPNNPTGAIMTVEDWQPIADIVKENNLLVISDEVYAELTYDSKHVSIASLPGMQDRTIVLSGFSKAFAMTGWRIGYACGHRDLLAAMLKIHQYTAMCAPVLGQIAALESLRHGLESVNEMREAYRKRRELVVTGFRSIGIPCHVPEGAFYAFPSIAHTGLDSETFAHQLLKESGVATVPGHVFGSGGEGHIRCSYSVSTDKLTQALERMGRFMKVKI is encoded by the coding sequence ATGTTAAGTCATTGGATTACCCCAAAAGTTAGAAACATCCCGCCTTCTGGAATACGTGCTTTCTTCGAACTTAGCAGCGGCAATCAGGACGTCATTTCACTTGGAGTAGGTGAACCGGATTTTGTTACTCCAGAGCATATTAGGAAAGCATGCATAGAGGCATTAAACCAGGGAGCTACGAGTTATACATCCAACGCAGGTCTGCCCGAACTTAGAGAGGAAATTGCCAGCTATCTTCAGAAAAACTTCCACCTTCGCTACGATCCTGCCAGCGATGTGCTTGTCACGGTAGGCAGCAGCGAAGCACTAGACCTTGCACTGCGAGCATTTACCGCTCCGGGCGATGAAATTCTTCTTCCTTCACCCAGTTATATCGCTTATTCACCGATTGTATCTTTGAACGGTGGTACCGTGGTAGAGATAGAAACGAGGGCGGAAGAGGGATTTAAGTTAACTGCGGAGTCATTGCGACAGGCGATTACTCCGCGATCCAAGCTGCTGATGCTGAATTATCCGAATAACCCGACGGGAGCGATCATGACGGTAGAGGATTGGCAACCGATTGCCGATATCGTGAAGGAGAATAATCTGCTCGTCATCTCAGATGAAGTCTATGCTGAACTTACGTATGACTCGAAGCATGTCAGCATTGCTTCGCTGCCAGGAATGCAGGATAGAACGATTGTACTCAGCGGTTTTTCTAAAGCATTCGCAATGACGGGCTGGAGAATTGGCTATGCCTGCGGTCACCGTGATCTGCTGGCAGCCATGCTGAAGATCCATCAATATACGGCGATGTGTGCCCCAGTGCTAGGGCAGATCGCTGCACTCGAATCCCTGCGCCATGGTCTTGAGTCCGTGAATGAGATGAGAGAAGCGTACCGGAAGCGACGTGAACTTGTGGTGACCGGATTTCGGTCGATTGGAATCCCCTGTCATGTACCGGAAGGAGCGTTTTATGCCTTTCCAAGTATCGCTCACACAGGGCTTGACTCGGAGACGTTTGCCCATCAGTTACTGAAGGAATCGGGTGTTGCTACCGTTCCCGGTCATGTGTTTGGCTCAGGGGGAGAAGGTCATATCCGCTGTTCTTACTCGGTATCCACGGACAAATTAACACAGGCGCTTGAGCGGATGGGTCGTTTTATGAAGGTGAAAATATAA
- a CDS encoding D-alanine--D-alanine ligase, whose protein sequence is MKVGVIMGGISSEMEVSLNTGREMMNHLDRNKYEVIPVVFSKPAELVEKVKGLDIALLALHGAYGEDGTIQGMLETLGIPYTGSGVLASSLCMDKDLSKKILCYEGVNTPGWLCWDSMEDYSPEAVQQLGYPVMVKPNTGGSSIGMEKVNDEQDLHSAVMRAFASDPNQSILIERYITGQEITCSILNGEFLPVVGITSSSSEWFDYRAKYNDGGAEEVVVNLPHELDQLVRKTAMTCYKALKCSVYARVDILLTDGAAYVLEINTLPGMTKTSLFPKSAAAAGISFSSLLDRIISCSLTKAQQEQRGDSSC, encoded by the coding sequence TTGAAGGTTGGCGTAATTATGGGAGGTATTTCTTCCGAAATGGAGGTATCTCTGAACACGGGCAGAGAGATGATGAATCATCTGGACCGTAATAAATATGAGGTGATCCCTGTGGTATTCAGTAAGCCTGCAGAACTTGTGGAGAAGGTAAAGGGACTCGACATTGCTCTACTAGCTCTACACGGGGCTTACGGTGAAGACGGGACAATACAGGGGATGCTAGAAACACTAGGTATCCCTTATACAGGAAGCGGAGTACTGGCGAGCAGTCTGTGCATGGATAAGGATCTGTCCAAAAAAATCCTCTGCTATGAAGGAGTGAATACACCAGGCTGGCTGTGTTGGGACAGTATGGAAGATTATTCGCCAGAAGCTGTTCAGCAGCTGGGATACCCAGTGATGGTGAAGCCAAATACAGGCGGTTCCAGCATAGGGATGGAAAAAGTGAACGACGAACAGGATCTGCATAGCGCGGTAATGAGGGCTTTTGCAAGTGATCCCAATCAGTCGATCTTGATTGAACGATATATTACAGGTCAGGAGATTACTTGCTCCATTCTAAATGGAGAATTTCTGCCCGTGGTAGGAATCACATCATCGTCTTCGGAATGGTTCGATTACCGTGCTAAGTATAACGATGGCGGAGCGGAAGAGGTGGTGGTAAACCTGCCTCATGAATTAGATCAGTTGGTTCGTAAGACGGCAATGACCTGTTACAAAGCATTAAAGTGCAGTGTATATGCCCGGGTCGATATCCTGTTGACGGATGGTGCTGCTTATGTACTTGAGATAAATACGCTGCCTGGAATGACAAAGACGAGTCTTTTTCCCAAAAGTGCTGCCGCAGCTGGAATATCTTTCAGCTCATTACTCGACCGGATTATCAGCTGTTCTCTGACGAAAGCGCAGCAAGAACAAAGGGGTGACAGTTCATGTTAA
- a CDS encoding aminotransferase-like domain-containing protein, protein MFKDFKLIAGRPVYIQIKDYMKHLIIKGALQSGQKLPSTREMGVLLKVSRNSVIAAYEGLGDDGFIYAVKGQGNYVASSAPGTMKVSSRMMDWKKHMNDNAILAEELDIMKRGIRAEKGTISFTSIAPDEGLFDLDNVKRAFMDRMAVEGNVLLNYGYAKGYKPLIDYLHQYMEHKGVDMKGKDILITNGFTEGFNIVLSALNQKSGQVLTENPTHHTAIKNLKLKGFGIRGISMERDGIHLGDLEKALSEGEYDCAYFVPSYHNPTGIVMSPEKRQGLMKLMAGYDIPVIEDGFNEELRYSGSHVSPLIATAGAGNSVIYLGSFSKVLFPGLRVGWVLADEELIYYLESIKRAQTIHTSTLDQSILYQYLYNGNLDKYLKKAKAEYKRKYELTLACCKQHVPYQELTGDGGLHLFVKFADGFNTRELLEACRAQGVIFTAGEMFYTDGGGQHTMRLGFSRVTDEDICKGIEIIGREAHKLMG, encoded by the coding sequence ATGTTTAAGGATTTCAAGCTCATTGCCGGACGACCGGTATATATACAAATTAAAGACTATATGAAGCACTTAATTATAAAAGGCGCACTGCAAAGCGGACAAAAACTCCCGTCCACACGTGAAATGGGTGTACTGCTGAAGGTTAGCCGCAACTCGGTCATCGCCGCTTACGAGGGACTCGGCGACGATGGGTTTATCTACGCGGTTAAAGGGCAGGGGAATTACGTAGCCTCATCAGCACCGGGTACGATGAAGGTCTCGTCTCGAATGATGGATTGGAAGAAGCATATGAACGACAATGCCATCTTGGCAGAAGAACTGGATATTATGAAACGCGGGATTCGTGCGGAGAAGGGGACGATCTCTTTTACGAGTATTGCTCCTGATGAAGGGCTGTTTGACCTAGACAATGTAAAGCGGGCTTTTATGGACCGAATGGCCGTAGAAGGTAATGTTCTCTTGAACTACGGATACGCCAAAGGTTACAAGCCGCTTATTGATTATTTGCACCAATACATGGAGCACAAGGGCGTGGATATGAAGGGCAAGGACATCCTGATTACCAATGGTTTTACGGAAGGTTTTAATATCGTGCTCTCCGCATTAAACCAGAAGAGTGGCCAGGTGCTGACCGAGAATCCGACGCATCATACGGCGATCAAGAATCTGAAACTGAAAGGATTCGGAATCAGAGGAATTTCTATGGAACGAGATGGCATTCACTTGGGAGATTTGGAGAAAGCGCTCAGTGAAGGGGAATATGATTGTGCTTACTTTGTACCTTCGTACCATAATCCGACAGGGATTGTTATGTCTCCCGAGAAAAGACAGGGTCTCATGAAGCTAATGGCGGGATATGATATTCCGGTCATCGAGGATGGTTTTAACGAAGAACTTCGTTACTCGGGATCCCATGTATCGCCGCTGATTGCAACGGCCGGTGCAGGCAATAGTGTGATTTATCTTGGCAGCTTTTCTAAAGTCTTGTTCCCGGGTCTTCGGGTAGGATGGGTGCTCGCAGATGAGGAACTAATCTATTACCTGGAGAGCATCAAGCGGGCGCAGACGATTCATACATCAACCTTGGATCAATCGATACTCTATCAATATTTATACAACGGTAATCTAGATAAATATTTGAAAAAAGCGAAAGCGGAATATAAACGGAAATATGAGCTGACGCTTGCATGTTGCAAACAGCATGTTCCTTACCAAGAATTAACCGGAGACGGCGGACTGCATTTGTTTGTGAAATTTGCGGATGGATTTAACACGAGAGAACTGCTTGAGGCGTGTCGTGCGCAAGGTGTTATTTTTACGGCAGGAGAGATGTTCTATACCGATGGCGGGGGACAGCATACCATGCGGCTTGGGTTCTCTAGGGTGACGGATGAGGATATCTGCAAGGGAATCGAGATTATTGGCAGGGAAGCACACAAATTAATGGGATGA
- a CDS encoding alkaline phosphatase family protein, with protein sequence MRKITIWSLLIMFILTSGCQKEEAKPDEQDVVQVKSVKREDAKKVIFFMVDSLMSQAIDDGIKQDKLPAFQYLTEHGMYYKDMVSSFPTMSVTIDSSLITGTYPNRHHVPGLIWYSADKKKIINYGTGPMEIWKQGGNEVLQDALINLNGNHLNPQTPTIYEDLAKHGLKSGSINGLIYRGAANHRLTMPDWLTGITSLPKEVQVKGPDFFALGSLANPLENVKELPDGLTKRLGLSNEYSMEAVKYLIKENKLPDFLFVYLPDLDQKLHKKGPQERSGVEELDKQLGSLLQQFGSPQEALRKNIFIIAGDSGMTSLYSAQNNSVIDLPSLLKDYSVLKQGESVTDETDIVLAVNEAMAYVYNLNKENSLRDVAQALTTDPRIDLVSWKEKEWIHVLQGETNKEVKYTSNGSMVDRYQQKWTVEQDLDVLDLKLNTNVNTKNQTLSYGKYPDVLQRLSGALHSHSGEFLVVTAKPGYELADRSSPTHEGGGGHGSLHEKESLVPLIICGTNEKPQYLRIVDVKPYLLKLLTKD encoded by the coding sequence TTGAGGAAAATCACGATTTGGTCTTTGCTCATTATGTTTATATTGACCTCTGGGTGCCAAAAGGAAGAAGCAAAACCTGATGAACAAGATGTAGTACAAGTGAAATCAGTAAAGAGAGAAGACGCTAAGAAAGTGATTTTCTTTATGGTCGATTCTTTAATGTCTCAAGCCATTGATGACGGAATTAAGCAAGATAAACTGCCTGCTTTCCAGTATCTAACGGAACATGGGATGTACTATAAGGACATGGTTAGTTCGTTTCCCACTATGTCGGTAACGATCGATAGTTCTCTAATTACAGGAACGTACCCAAACCGTCATCATGTGCCAGGTCTTATATGGTATTCGGCGGATAAGAAAAAGATAATTAATTATGGTACAGGGCCGATGGAGATCTGGAAACAGGGAGGTAATGAGGTATTACAGGATGCGTTAATCAACTTAAATGGGAATCATTTAAATCCACAAACACCTACGATATACGAAGATTTGGCTAAGCATGGTTTAAAATCGGGTTCTATTAATGGCCTCATCTACCGAGGGGCGGCGAATCATAGGTTGACGATGCCAGATTGGCTTACAGGCATTACCTCGTTACCCAAAGAAGTGCAAGTAAAGGGTCCCGATTTTTTTGCCTTAGGTTCTCTTGCAAATCCACTAGAGAATGTAAAAGAGTTGCCAGACGGCTTAACGAAGCGACTAGGTCTAAGCAACGAGTATTCCATGGAAGCCGTAAAGTATTTGATTAAGGAGAACAAATTACCTGATTTCTTATTCGTTTATCTACCAGATCTCGATCAGAAATTACATAAGAAAGGACCACAAGAACGAAGCGGTGTGGAAGAACTTGATAAGCAGCTAGGTTCTTTGTTACAACAATTTGGTTCACCGCAGGAAGCATTAAGAAAAAATATTTTTATTATTGCAGGTGACAGCGGAATGACTTCCCTTTATTCTGCTCAGAACAACTCGGTTATTGATTTACCTTCTCTACTTAAAGATTACAGTGTACTAAAACAAGGTGAATCCGTTACGGACGAAACGGACATTGTACTTGCTGTAAATGAAGCGATGGCTTATGTTTACAACCTTAACAAAGAAAATTCACTAAGAGATGTTGCTCAGGCATTAACCACCGATCCCCGTATCGATCTCGTATCTTGGAAAGAGAAGGAATGGATTCATGTCTTGCAAGGAGAAACAAATAAAGAAGTGAAGTATACATCAAATGGAAGTATGGTCGATCGCTATCAGCAAAAATGGACGGTCGAACAAGATTTAGATGTGCTTGATTTAAAATTAAATACAAATGTAAATACAAAGAATCAAACATTGTCATATGGAAAATACCCCGACGTACTGCAGCGTTTATCAGGCGCATTACATTCACATTCAGGAGAGTTTTTAGTCGTTACGGCTAAACCGGGATATGAACTTGCTGACAGAAGTTCACCAACACATGAAGGCGGAGGAGGCCACGGTTCGCTTCATGAAAAAGAATCACTTGTTCCTCTTATCATATGCGGTACGAATGAGAAACCGCAATATTTACGGATAGTTGATGTAAAACCATATCTACTGAAACTTTTAACAAAAGACTGA